A stretch of Syntrophales bacterium DNA encodes these proteins:
- a CDS encoding DUF2971 domain-containing protein yields the protein MPEPTMICRSKLCNREFSKRKLRCPYCNAIGIENLYRYIKYDERAISMLRENQIYFPSAHKLNDPFEFQFHLKTSSVNGIPIDQDSLVTAKADMKNYGVLALSELNNNILMWSHYADSHRGICIEFERTDTNELGKWDYCIPVQYQQELPSFNLHELGDSKAVTQALSTKGKYWEYEQEWRILTYESNKHHPLPGKITAIIFGLNMPQKERDSIVSMLGYSVKYFEALRSTRYYALDIKPVSI from the coding sequence ATGCCTGAACCCACAATGATATGTCGATCAAAACTCTGTAACAGAGAGTTTTCAAAAAGAAAATTACGTTGTCCATACTGCAATGCAATAGGAATAGAAAATCTTTACAGATATATCAAATATGATGAGAGAGCGATTTCCATGTTAAGAGAGAACCAAATCTACTTTCCATCAGCACATAAACTGAATGATCCTTTCGAATTTCAATTTCACTTAAAAACATCCTCGGTTAATGGTATTCCTATTGATCAAGATTCATTGGTAACTGCCAAAGCTGATATGAAAAATTATGGAGTATTGGCGTTAAGTGAACTTAACAACAACATCCTCATGTGGTCACATTACGCAGATAGTCATCGTGGAATTTGTATTGAATTCGAGAGAACAGACACAAATGAGTTAGGAAAATGGGACTACTGCATACCTGTACAATATCAACAAGAGCTACCATCATTTAATTTACATGAACTTGGAGACTCCAAAGCAGTGACACAAGCATTATCAACAAAAGGAAAATATTGGGAGTATGAACAGGAATGGCGCATACTCACATATGAAAGTAACAAACATCATCCATTACCGGGTAAAATCACGGCAATTATATTCGGGTTGAATATGCCACAAAAGGAACGAGATTCAATAGTTTCCATGCTTGGTTATTCAGTCAAATATTTCGAGGCATTACGTAGCACAAGGTACTATGCTTTAGATATCAAACCAGTTTCAATTTAA
- a CDS encoding site-specific DNA-methyltransferase, translating to MSHKHEKLKTLLKELFQLDQPDLDFGLYRVMHDKSAEVTQFLDKDLLPQVKAAFGQYKTADKAEIEKELAKVIAGIEAAAMDPAQSPRVNELRARFKSDAVDVAALESEVYDHLYSFFRRYYSEGDFLAKRVYKPGVYAIPYEGEEVTLHWANKDQYYIKTSEYLRDYTFRLRPDPPSTGSGQAYKPMRVHFRLADAAEGEHGNVKAAEGKERMFILAASGTRPNIVEEDGEEGKELVIRFEYRPATLADWPEDARDGKSKPPTQKDLIAFAARRVLTVAAEQDANPPLQAWVAELGKLDPTEKEAERTVFTKHLKKYSDVNKFDYFIHKYLGVFLRRELDFYIKNEVMHLDDVENETVPRVEQYLSKIKVIRRIAGKIIDFLAQIEDFQKKLWLKKKFVVETQYCITLGCIPEAFYPEIAANEAQHAEWVKLNAVDEIKGDLVTQGYSKPLKPEFLKAHPTLVMDTRHFDMGFTERLIEALGDVDEQIDGVLFHSENFQALSLMQARYREQVKCVYIDPPYNTGGDGFPYRDDYQHSSWIAMVEDRLILNRQLLTPNGVIFASIDANERVHLEFTMSAIFGRDNRVEEIIWVTNATKNQSPTYSTNHEYVEVFARDIDSAKQEFRMFREPKLGYGEFQDLITELNPSYPPVHEIKKRIRGLLKENKIRLKDANGDSGDSEEGNEDWKGLHNYTHAEYRDNAGRYVPENLAREEKARIWIWTESDGSMPQVKEDSQKEDFRDTNHPAFRFYRPLHPVTKKPCPHPKTGWRWPYKLYGKQSTSFTELDADERIAWGDTEIKVPRTKKFLHEAETNVAKSVVLDFSDGEKELYNLFGKSRAFSNPKPTTLVARFARQTTWNAEFVLDFFGGSGTTGHATINLNREDGGRRKFILVEMGDHFDTVLLPRIKKVIFTPEWKDGKPKRLATPEEAERSPHIVKVVRLESYEDTLNNLETRRTDKQQLLFDAPEAQGADGLKEQYLLRYILNVETRGSQSLLNVQAFTDPTAYKLKVKRPGSDESRDVNVDLLETFNWLIGLTVRHIAAPQIFSAVCERDSEKRLRLKGRLKQEADGPYWFRTVTGATPDGRKTLIIWRKLTGEPEQDNLVLDEWFRKHAYSTKDADFDLIYVNGGNNLPNVRRDYETWKVQLIEEEFQRLMFETEGA from the coding sequence ATGAGCCATAAACACGAAAAACTGAAGACCTTACTCAAAGAGCTGTTCCAACTCGACCAGCCCGACCTGGACTTCGGCCTCTATCGCGTGATGCACGACAAGAGCGCCGAGGTGACGCAGTTCCTTGACAAGGACCTGCTGCCGCAGGTAAAGGCGGCGTTTGGCCAATACAAAACCGCCGACAAGGCTGAGATCGAGAAGGAGCTGGCCAAGGTCATTGCAGGCATCGAGGCCGCAGCCATGGACCCCGCTCAGTCGCCCAGGGTCAACGAGCTGCGCGCCCGGTTCAAGAGCGACGCGGTGGATGTGGCTGCGCTGGAGAGCGAGGTCTATGACCACCTCTACAGTTTTTTCCGCCGTTACTATTCCGAGGGTGACTTTCTTGCCAAGCGCGTCTACAAGCCGGGCGTCTACGCGATCCCCTACGAAGGCGAGGAAGTCACGCTGCATTGGGCTAACAAGGACCAGTACTACATCAAGACCAGCGAGTACCTGCGGGACTACACCTTCCGCCTGCGGCCGGATCCCCCTTCGACTGGCTCAGGGCAGGCTTATAAGCCGATGCGTGTGCATTTCCGGCTGGCGGACGCCGCCGAAGGCGAGCACGGCAACGTGAAGGCCGCCGAGGGCAAGGAGCGCATGTTCATCCTCGCGGCCTCCGGTACCCGCCCCAATATCGTTGAAGAAGACGGCGAAGAGGGCAAGGAACTGGTGATCCGTTTCGAGTACCGCCCGGCGACGCTCGCCGACTGGCCCGAGGACGCCCGCGACGGCAAAAGCAAGCCCCCGACACAGAAGGACCTGATCGCGTTTGCCGCCCGGCGCGTGCTCACGGTGGCCGCCGAGCAGGATGCAAACCCGCCCCTCCAGGCATGGGTGGCCGAGCTGGGCAAGCTGGATCCAACGGAAAAGGAAGCCGAGCGCACAGTTTTCACGAAGCACCTTAAGAAGTATTCCGACGTCAATAAGTTCGACTACTTCATCCACAAGTACCTGGGTGTCTTCCTGCGCCGGGAGCTGGACTTCTACATCAAGAACGAGGTGATGCATCTCGACGATGTGGAGAACGAGACGGTGCCGCGCGTCGAACAGTATCTCTCCAAGATCAAGGTCATCCGCCGGATCGCGGGCAAGATCATCGACTTTCTCGCCCAGATCGAGGACTTCCAGAAAAAGCTGTGGCTGAAGAAAAAGTTCGTCGTTGAGACGCAGTACTGTATCACACTCGGCTGCATTCCCGAGGCCTTCTATCCCGAGATTGCGGCCAACGAGGCACAGCACGCGGAATGGGTGAAGCTCAATGCGGTTGACGAGATCAAGGGCGATTTGGTGACGCAGGGGTACAGCAAGCCGCTCAAACCCGAGTTTCTGAAGGCCCATCCGACGCTGGTGATGGACACGCGGCACTTTGACATGGGCTTCACCGAACGACTGATCGAAGCGCTCGGCGATGTGGACGAGCAGATCGACGGCGTACTGTTTCACAGCGAGAACTTCCAGGCGCTATCGCTCATGCAGGCGCGGTACCGGGAGCAGGTGAAATGCGTTTACATCGATCCCCCGTACAACACCGGCGGCGATGGCTTTCCGTACCGGGATGACTATCAGCACTCTTCGTGGATCGCGATGGTGGAAGACCGGCTGATCCTGAATCGGCAGCTCCTGACACCTAATGGTGTTATCTTTGCGAGTATCGACGCGAACGAGAGAGTCCACCTTGAGTTCACTATGTCCGCCATATTTGGCCGCGACAATCGCGTCGAGGAGATCATCTGGGTCACCAACGCGACGAAGAATCAGTCGCCGACCTACTCCACCAATCATGAATACGTTGAGGTATTTGCCCGTGATATCGATAGCGCCAAACAGGAATTCCGAATGTTTCGCGAGCCGAAGCTTGGCTATGGCGAGTTTCAGGATCTAATTACTGAGCTAAACCCTAGCTATCCTCCTGTCCACGAGATCAAAAAGCGGATTCGTGGACTACTTAAAGAAAACAAGATAAGACTGAAAGATGCGAATGGGGATTCCGGTGATTCTGAAGAAGGAAATGAGGACTGGAAAGGTCTCCACAACTACACCCATGCGGAATATCGAGACAATGCAGGACGATACGTTCCCGAGAACCTCGCGAGGGAGGAGAAAGCAAGAATCTGGATTTGGACTGAATCTGACGGCTCAATGCCACAGGTGAAAGAAGATTCCCAAAAGGAGGATTTTCGCGACACTAATCATCCTGCCTTTCGGTTCTATCGACCTTTGCACCCAGTTACGAAAAAACCTTGTCCTCATCCAAAGACCGGTTGGCGTTGGCCCTATAAGCTTTACGGAAAGCAAAGCACCTCGTTCACAGAACTCGATGCGGACGAAAGAATAGCTTGGGGGGATACCGAGATAAAGGTCCCAAGAACAAAGAAATTCTTGCATGAAGCTGAAACCAACGTTGCAAAATCCGTAGTGCTCGACTTCTCCGATGGAGAGAAGGAGCTATACAACCTTTTTGGAAAGAGCCGAGCATTTTCGAATCCGAAACCGACGACTTTGGTCGCGCGTTTTGCACGGCAGACAACTTGGAACGCCGAATTCGTGCTCGACTTCTTTGGCGGCTCCGGCACGACTGGCCACGCCACCATTAATCTGAACCGCGAGGACGGTGGGCGGCGTAAGTTCATCCTCGTTGAGATGGGCGACCACTTCGACACGGTCCTCCTGCCTCGCATCAAAAAGGTCATCTTCACACCGGAGTGGAAGGACGGCAAGCCCAAGCGCCTGGCCACGCCCGAGGAAGCCGAACGTAGCCCGCACATTGTCAAGGTCGTCCGCCTCGAATCCTACGAAGACACTCTCAACAACCTGGAAACCCGCCGCACCGACAAACAGCAACTTCTGTTCGATGCCCCCGAGGCGCAAGGCGCGGACGGCCTCAAGGAGCAGTACCTCCTGCGCTACATACTCAACGTGGAGACACGCGGCAGCCAGTCGCTACTCAATGTGCAGGCGTTCACCGATCCCACGGCGTATAAGCTCAAGGTCAAGCGCCCCGGCTCGGACGAGTCCCGGGATGTCAACGTCGATTTACTGGAGACATTCAACTGGCTGATCGGCCTCACCGTCCGGCACATCGCCGCGCCGCAGATTTTCAGCGCCGTCTGCGAGCGTGATAGCGAGAAGCGCCTGCGCCTGAAGGGTCGCCTCAAGCAGGAGGCGGACGGTCCATACTGGTTCCGCACCGTCACCGGCGCCACACCCGACGGCCGCAAGACGCTTATCATCTGGCGCAAGCTCACCGGCGAGCCGGAGCAGGATAACCTGGTGCTCGACGAGTGGTTCCGCAAACACGCCTACTCCACGAAGGATGCGGACTTTGATCTGATCTATGTCAACGGCGGCAACAACCTGCCCAACGTCCGGCGTGACTATGAAACCTGGAAAGTGCAGCTGATCGAAGAGGAGTTCCAACGGCTGATGTTTGAAACGGAGGGCGCGTGA
- a CDS encoding PDDEXK nuclease domain-containing protein codes for MESRKREKKLTVLSARTSLPAAVDGLFARVTAILDRARGNAVRSVNSEMLLAYWHIGREIVEALQGGSERAEYGSTLIETLAQQLTRHYGKGFSSTNLRYFRTFYQVYAERTPEIRHMACGESGADLDAVEIRHTPCGVLDDLTLAVEHADRIRGFSPRLGWSQYRALMNVENKAARLFYEIEAEKAAWSVSHLERQIHTLLFARLLKSRDKAGLLNLANEGQVIRKPTDVLKDPYVLDFLDLPDGVPFHESDLEEAIIGSLQEFLLELGKGFAFVARQKRLAYEDEHFYVDLVFYNCILKCYVLIDLKIGKLTHQDIGQMDSYVRLFDDRFTTAGDKPTIGLILCAAKNEAIARYSVLNESKRIFAAKYVKILPTEDELQRELLRERRQIEASRRAADEEKR; via the coding sequence ATGGAAAGCAGGAAGCGCGAAAAGAAATTGACGGTATTATCCGCAAGGACGAGCTTACCGGCTGCGGTGGATGGCCTTTTCGCCAGGGTAACGGCGATCCTCGACCGGGCGCGTGGGAACGCGGTCCGCAGTGTCAATAGCGAAATGCTTTTGGCTTACTGGCACATCGGCAGGGAGATCGTCGAAGCTCTGCAGGGCGGCTCAGAGCGAGCTGAGTACGGCAGCACGCTGATCGAGACACTGGCGCAGCAGTTGACAAGACACTACGGCAAGGGCTTCTCCAGTACCAATCTTCGTTACTTTCGGACCTTCTATCAGGTCTACGCCGAGCGGACACCGGAGATTCGCCACATGGCATGTGGCGAATCCGGAGCTGACCTGGATGCCGTCGAGATTCGCCACACCCCATGTGGCGTATTGGACGATCTGACGTTGGCAGTCGAACACGCCGACCGAATTCGCGGGTTTTCGCCGCGGCTCGGCTGGTCACAATACAGGGCTCTGATGAACGTCGAGAATAAGGCCGCGCGCCTGTTCTACGAGATCGAAGCGGAAAAAGCCGCCTGGAGCGTGAGCCACCTGGAGCGCCAGATCCACACCCTACTGTTTGCGCGCTTGCTGAAGAGTCGGGACAAGGCAGGATTGCTCAATCTGGCGAACGAGGGTCAAGTAATCCGTAAGCCTACCGATGTCCTCAAGGATCCTTATGTTCTGGACTTTCTGGATCTTCCCGACGGTGTGCCGTTCCACGAATCAGATCTGGAAGAGGCCATTATCGGCAGTTTGCAGGAGTTTCTGCTTGAACTTGGCAAAGGCTTTGCCTTTGTGGCCAGACAGAAGCGACTGGCCTACGAAGACGAGCACTTCTATGTCGATCTCGTCTTTTACAACTGCATCCTCAAGTGCTATGTGCTGATAGACCTGAAGATTGGCAAGCTGACCCACCAGGATATCGGGCAGATGGACAGCTACGTGCGGTTGTTCGACGACCGGTTCACCACTGCGGGAGACAAGCCAACGATCGGGCTGATCCTGTGCGCCGCAAAGAACGAGGCTATCGCCAGGTACTCTGTTCTCAACGAGAGCAAGCGGATCTTTGCGGCCAAGTATGTAAAGATCCTACCCACTGAAGATGAATTGCAGCGTGAACTGCTACGCGAGCGACGTCAGATCGAGGCCAGTCGTAGAGCCGCCGACGAGGAGAAACGCTGA
- a CDS encoding DEAD/DEAH box helicase family protein produces MLNQWLLSLFNVKRFEDLAEHLRDEKLEGLDENNIYYFHHALTAQLFNLTQLPTELLLEYDQNIVGHTLRLNERRITRGEPPILWKYFQYLTLLFTEIYLDRYFRAPKALRAALNAQVATYNADKPEADRIAPFDEAAEAWPQLNKLAYLSATGSGKTLLMHANILQYQHYLEKHGRRRELNRILLLTPNEGLSQQHLREFEMAGIDAELFNKDGRGVFTGHAVEILEVTKLREDMGDKTIAIDAFEGNNLVLVDEGHRGASGGEDGAWMKARNALCEKGFSFEYSATFGQAVKGKPRLTELYAKSILFDYSYRYFYGDGFGKDYQILNLDEGTQQNHLELYLVACLLSFFQQQRLYREQGATFRPFNIGKPLWIFVGGSVTATLATRDASDIVEIIQFLARYVTDRPGSILRIERVLNTGLETAQGRNLFAGRFTYLNTCGLTPTQVFDETLATLFNAPGGGQLYVENLKGATGEVALRLGAENEAFGVINVGDDAKLVKLCEENALDTGEREFSGSLFHEINKPHSPVNLLIGSKKFTEGWSSWRVSTMGLMNVGKGEGAQIIQLFGRGVRLKGYDLSLKRSGKTQLPEGVERPKHISVLETLGIFGIHADYMAQFRDFLEEEGLPTNDDRIEFLLPVIKNLGTQKLKTIRLKKTINGVSTEFGDAFRKLAPVPTLAKPDPAREPTTDWLQKNQVVLNWYPKIQAMKSGGLVGGDADAAPNETHLSARHVAFLDLDRLYFELERFKAERGWYNLNLTRQGIEALLADMSWYRLLIPAAELVCDSFEKVRLWEEIAVSLLKKYTERYYTFRKREWELPHLEYRDLEGDDPNFLCRKESPDDGYYRILIDQSQEEVVAKLEELKAAIEKGDLKPWEFRGMKAIWFGKHLYQPLLYLDSNIVEISPAPLNKGERQFVEDLKVFHEGNTDFFKTKELYLLRNLSKGRGVGFFEAGNFHPDFILWLLVDGQQQVIFVDPKSIRQLRWDDPKIQFHETIKEIEQRLGDANVRLQSFIVSNTPSYTMRMQWNMEKSEMQKRHILFQEEDRDSYIRSMLDLAGAGLIVSC; encoded by the coding sequence GTGCTCAACCAGTGGTTGCTGTCGCTGTTCAACGTGAAGCGTTTCGAGGATCTGGCCGAGCACCTGCGCGACGAGAAGCTGGAAGGGCTCGACGAAAACAATATCTACTACTTTCATCATGCGCTCACGGCCCAGCTCTTCAACCTGACGCAGCTACCCACCGAACTGTTGCTGGAGTACGACCAGAACATCGTCGGGCATACGCTACGGTTAAACGAGCGGCGCATTACACGCGGCGAGCCGCCGATCCTCTGGAAGTACTTCCAGTACCTGACCCTGCTCTTCACCGAGATCTACCTCGATCGTTACTTCCGCGCGCCGAAGGCGTTGCGCGCGGCGCTGAACGCGCAGGTGGCCACTTACAATGCTGACAAGCCCGAGGCCGACCGGATTGCACCCTTCGACGAGGCGGCGGAGGCCTGGCCGCAACTCAACAAGTTGGCCTACTTGAGCGCCACCGGCAGCGGCAAGACACTCTTGATGCACGCCAATATCCTCCAGTACCAGCATTACCTGGAGAAGCATGGTCGGCGGCGCGAGCTGAACCGCATTTTGCTGCTCACGCCGAACGAGGGACTCTCCCAGCAGCACCTGCGCGAGTTCGAGATGGCGGGCATCGACGCGGAGCTGTTCAATAAGGATGGACGCGGTGTCTTCACCGGGCATGCGGTCGAGATTCTCGAAGTAACCAAGCTGCGCGAGGACATGGGCGACAAGACCATCGCCATCGACGCCTTCGAGGGCAACAATCTGGTACTGGTGGACGAGGGGCACCGCGGCGCCAGCGGCGGCGAGGACGGCGCCTGGATGAAAGCACGCAACGCGCTGTGCGAAAAGGGCTTCTCCTTCGAGTACTCGGCCACCTTCGGGCAGGCGGTCAAGGGCAAGCCCCGGCTCACCGAGCTGTACGCCAAGAGCATACTATTCGACTACTCGTACCGCTACTTTTACGGCGACGGCTTCGGCAAGGATTACCAGATCCTCAACCTGGACGAGGGTACGCAGCAGAACCACCTGGAACTGTATCTTGTGGCCTGTCTCCTGTCGTTCTTCCAGCAGCAGCGGTTATACCGCGAGCAGGGCGCGACCTTCCGGCCCTTCAACATCGGGAAGCCCTTATGGATCTTTGTCGGCGGGAGCGTGACGGCGACATTGGCCACGCGGGATGCTTCAGACATTGTGGAGATCATTCAATTCCTGGCTCGCTATGTGACAGACCGGCCGGGCAGCATCCTGCGGATCGAACGGGTACTGAATACGGGGCTCGAAACCGCGCAGGGCAGAAACCTTTTTGCCGGGCGCTTCACCTATCTCAACACCTGCGGACTCACACCGACGCAGGTCTTCGACGAGACGCTCGCGACGCTCTTCAACGCACCGGGCGGAGGCCAGCTTTATGTCGAAAACCTGAAGGGCGCGACCGGTGAAGTGGCGCTACGGTTGGGCGCCGAGAACGAGGCTTTCGGCGTCATCAACGTGGGCGACGATGCCAAGCTGGTGAAGCTGTGCGAGGAGAATGCCCTCGACACGGGCGAGCGTGAGTTCTCTGGGTCCCTCTTCCATGAAATCAACAAGCCACACTCGCCGGTGAACCTGTTGATCGGCTCGAAGAAGTTCACCGAGGGCTGGAGCAGTTGGCGCGTCTCTACAATGGGCCTGATGAATGTTGGCAAAGGAGAAGGTGCGCAGATCATCCAGCTCTTCGGACGCGGGGTACGGCTCAAGGGCTACGACCTGAGCCTCAAGCGCAGCGGCAAGACGCAGTTACCGGAAGGTGTCGAGCGGCCCAAGCACATCAGCGTACTGGAGACACTCGGCATCTTTGGCATCCATGCCGACTATATGGCACAGTTCCGTGACTTCCTTGAAGAGGAGGGCCTACCCACCAACGATGACCGCATCGAGTTCCTGCTGCCGGTCATCAAGAACCTGGGCACCCAGAAACTCAAGACCATCCGCCTCAAGAAGACAATCAACGGCGTGAGCACCGAGTTCGGAGACGCTTTTCGCAAGCTCGCGCCGGTGCCGACATTGGCCAAACCGGATCCGGCGCGCGAACCGACCACGGACTGGCTGCAGAAGAACCAGGTCGTGCTCAACTGGTACCCGAAGATCCAGGCGATGAAATCGGGTGGACTGGTGGGTGGCGACGCGGATGCCGCTCCCAACGAGACGCATCTGAGCGCCCGGCATGTGGCCTTTCTCGACCTCGACCGGCTCTACTTCGAGCTGGAACGCTTCAAGGCCGAGCGCGGCTGGTACAACCTGAACCTGACGCGGCAGGGGATCGAGGCGTTGCTCGCGGATATGAGCTGGTACCGCCTGTTGATTCCCGCCGCAGAGCTGGTCTGCGATTCATTCGAAAAGGTGCGGCTGTGGGAAGAAATCGCCGTCTCGCTGCTGAAGAAGTACACCGAGCGCTACTACACCTTCCGCAAACGCGAGTGGGAGCTGCCGCATCTGGAGTACCGCGATCTGGAGGGGGACGATCCGAATTTTCTGTGCCGGAAGGAATCACCGGATGATGGCTACTACCGCATCCTGATCGACCAATCGCAGGAGGAGGTCGTCGCGAAGCTCGAGGAACTCAAGGCCGCAATCGAGAAGGGCGACCTCAAGCCTTGGGAGTTCCGGGGCATGAAGGCCATCTGGTTCGGCAAGCACCTTTACCAGCCACTGCTCTATCTGGACTCGAACATCGTCGAAATCAGCCCGGCGCCGCTGAATAAGGGCGAGCGCCAGTTTGTCGAGGATCTCAAGGTTTTCCATGAGGGAAACACCGACTTCTTCAAGACCAAAGAACTCTACCTGCTGCGCAACCTGAGCAAGGGGCGAGGCGTCGGCTTCTTCGAGGCCGGCAACTTCCACCCCGACTTCATCCTGTGGTTGCTCGTGGACGGTCAGCAGCAAGTGATTTTTGTGGACCCCAAAAGCATCCGCCAACTCAGGTGGGACGACCCCAAAATCCAGTTCCACGAAACCATCAAGGAGATCGAGCAGCGCCTCGGCGATGCCAATGTGCGCTTGCAGTCATTCATCGTTTCGAACACGCCTTCGTACACGATGAGGATGCAGTGGAACATGGAAAAGAGCGAGATGCAAAAGCGGCACATCCTCTTTCAGGAGGAGGACAGGGACAGCTATATCAGGAGCATGTTGGATTTGGCAGGTGCCGGGTTAATTGTTAGTTGCTGA
- a CDS encoding DUF1016 N-terminal domain-containing protein, whose translation MRSSEIIIRKQFVTEIKTIIGHARESAIRSVDLQRVQMYWHIGQRIFEEEQQGKERAEYGTYLIKNLAKELEPEYGSGFSVRILEISRQFYRTYPIANTLYSQLNWSQYRLLVSIENADKREYYQNESVKNAWTKN comes from the coding sequence ATGCGTAGCAGCGAGATAATAATTCGTAAACAGTTTGTTACGGAAATTAAAACCATCATCGGCCATGCCCGCGAAAGCGCCATTCGCAGTGTTGATCTTCAGCGGGTACAAATGTATTGGCACATTGGCCAACGTATTTTTGAAGAAGAACAGCAAGGTAAGGAACGCGCCGAGTATGGAACCTACCTGATCAAGAATCTGGCAAAAGAGCTGGAACCGGAGTATGGGAGCGGCTTTTCGGTAAGGATTTTAGAGATAAGTCGCCAGTTTTACAGAACCTATCCAATTGCGAACACACTGTATTCGCAATTGAACTGGAGCCAATACCGTCTGCTGGTGAGTATCGAAAACGCCGATAAACGGGAGTATTACCAGAATGAATCCGTAAAAAATGCCTGGACGAAGAATTAA
- a CDS encoding dihydrodipicolinate synthase family protein, producing MANKEFFGIFPYLVTPLDEQGRLKEQVLADLVDHLIRQGVHGVTPLGSTGEAPYLDWATRKRTVEVVMSATAGRVPVVAGICSTSTQGAIQEAEEVEKLGVDGILTMMPSYFPLADAQVVGHFRAVARSVSCPIVLYTNPKFQTWDFTVEALRQLAEEPNIQYLKDASGNVGKLVSLVSTLGSRIKIFSDTSSVPLFMFLIGGVGWMSGPACVIPKQSIELYETARQKRWDEAALLQIKQWPLNLAFQRFTLSACVKAGLEMQGFPVGPPVPPQKQLNAEERKTLEKILRDLGAL from the coding sequence ATGGCAAACAAGGAATTTTTCGGAATTTTTCCCTATCTTGTCACGCCCTTGGATGAACAGGGAAGGCTCAAGGAACAGGTTCTTGCCGATCTCGTCGATCACCTCATCCGCCAGGGGGTTCATGGCGTCACACCGCTGGGCAGCACCGGCGAGGCGCCTTACCTTGACTGGGCAACAAGAAAGCGAACCGTAGAGGTCGTTATGAGCGCAACGGCCGGACGAGTCCCCGTCGTCGCGGGAATTTGCAGCACTTCTACTCAGGGAGCCATCCAGGAAGCTGAGGAAGTCGAAAAGCTGGGAGTGGACGGCATTCTCACCATGATGCCCAGTTACTTCCCGCTGGCCGACGCCCAGGTTGTCGGACATTTCCGCGCCGTCGCCCGTTCGGTATCCTGCCCCATTGTCCTCTATACGAATCCGAAGTTTCAGACCTGGGACTTCACCGTAGAGGCGTTGCGACAGCTTGCCGAAGAGCCAAACATCCAGTACCTGAAGGATGCCTCCGGGAATGTGGGCAAGCTCGTCTCTCTTGTGTCAACCCTTGGCAGCCGGATCAAAATTTTCAGCGATACTTCTTCCGTTCCCCTGTTCATGTTCCTGATCGGCGGCGTCGGCTGGATGTCCGGCCCCGCCTGCGTGATCCCCAAACAAAGCATTGAGCTGTACGAAACGGCAAGGCAGAAGCGCTGGGACGAAGCGGCGCTCCTGCAGATCAAGCAGTGGCCGCTCAACCTGGCCTTCCAGCGTTTCACCCTCTCGGCCTGCGTAAAGGCGGGTTTGGAGATGCAGGGATTTCCCGTTGGTCCACCCGTGCCGCCCCAGAAGCAGTTGAATGCCGAGGAAAGAAAAACGTTGGAAAAGATTCTGCGCGATCTCGGAGCGCTTTAG